The following proteins are encoded in a genomic region of Mahella australiensis 50-1 BON:
- a CDS encoding uroporphyrinogen decarboxylase family protein: MLTSRERVIETLNHREPDMVPIDFGGMRSTGISAMAYNKLKEYLGVHGGQTKVYDIFQMLAEPELEVLNIMGGDVIQLHRYEPAWGIDISSWKPWILPDGSPCVVPAEFDPVQDEEGNLSIVRDGQVIARMPEGGFYFDQVYHPYAEVETYDDIDSIPINEISDIELEFLKENARRMYEQTDYAILGSFGGNILEAGQQDWGFEKFYMAMALQPDLVHYYLERLTQSYMRDLEKYLEAVGRYLTVIQFGDDLGTQEAPQISPKMYREVIKPYHSRMYQYVQNHYPEIKVFLHSCGAIYDLIPDLIDAGVQIINPVQISAKGMDPVLLKKEFGNDLTFWGGGANMQYTVPNGTIEQIKREVEKLVHVFAPGGGYVFTQVHNIQANVPPEKIMAIYDTAKAHRVYPQL, encoded by the coding sequence GTGTTGACATCGAGGGAAAGAGTTATAGAAACATTAAATCACAGGGAGCCAGATATGGTGCCCATTGATTTTGGGGGTATGAGATCTACTGGGATCAGCGCCATGGCCTATAATAAGCTTAAAGAATATTTGGGTGTGCACGGTGGTCAGACTAAGGTTTATGATATATTTCAGATGCTTGCTGAGCCGGAACTAGAGGTACTTAACATAATGGGAGGAGATGTTATACAGCTTCACCGTTATGAGCCGGCATGGGGTATAGATATATCCTCGTGGAAGCCATGGATACTGCCAGATGGTTCACCGTGCGTAGTGCCGGCTGAATTTGATCCTGTGCAGGATGAGGAAGGTAATCTTTCTATAGTACGCGATGGGCAGGTGATAGCTCGGATGCCCGAAGGAGGTTTCTATTTTGATCAGGTCTATCATCCTTACGCTGAGGTTGAAACGTATGATGATATAGATTCTATTCCAATAAATGAGATAAGTGACATTGAGTTGGAATTTTTAAAAGAAAATGCTCGGCGTATGTACGAACAAACCGATTATGCCATATTGGGTAGTTTTGGGGGTAATATTCTAGAAGCAGGACAGCAGGATTGGGGATTTGAGAAATTTTATATGGCCATGGCGTTACAACCTGATTTGGTTCATTATTATCTTGAGAGATTAACGCAATCATATATGAGAGACTTAGAAAAATATTTAGAGGCTGTGGGTCGATATCTAACGGTTATACAATTCGGTGATGATTTAGGTACTCAAGAGGCTCCACAGATATCACCAAAGATGTATCGTGAAGTAATTAAGCCTTATCATAGCCGAATGTATCAATATGTACAAAATCATTACCCTGAGATAAAGGTGTTTCTGCATTCATGTGGTGCTATATACGACCTTATACCTGATCTTATAGATGCCGGCGTTCAGATTATAAACCCGGTGCAAATTTCGGCAAAAGGAATGGATCCGGTGTTGTTGAAAAAAGAATTCGGAAATGATTTGACATTTTGGGGAGGTGGAGCAAATATGCAGTATACTGTGCCTAATGGTACTATTGAGCAAATCAAAAGAGAGGTAGAGAAACTTGTTCATGTATTTGCTCCGGGGGGAGGGTATGTCTTTACGCAAGTGCATAATATACAAGCGAACGTACCGCCGGAGAAGATAATGGCTATCTATGATACAGCGAAAGCTCATAGAGTATATCCACAACTTTAA
- a CDS encoding ROK family transcriptional regulator — protein sequence MSIRMSNVNNEAMKKINLSLVLNAIWENEPISRRDLAKLTGLTPSSITNIIKQLMRDGVLIETGVGESNGGRKPVMLHINGQSGYIIGIELTFYHITGIMVDMRAKKVGKLVEDTRLKDGKEAVIGRIIDVIDKLINDVGIKREKVLGIGISAPGPYDHERGVLINPPNFPGWHNVPIVDIIQSKFNIPTYLEKETQAAALAEWWFGGAKNCDSLFAISINKVGLGGGMIINGEVYHGFFDGAGDLGHMIIDMDGVQCTCGSYGCLEAMATGLYIQHYVVSEIKRGRKSSIYKSGSDADDIEIDAIFEAANSGDPLCMEALDKAAYNLGIGIGNIINVCSPDVIVIGGEIPALYPQYVQKAVITVHGRAYPGYNKDVRILPATFGQEMGAIGAISLVFHNIFKILP from the coding sequence ATGTCGATAAGGATGTCCAATGTAAATAATGAGGCTATGAAAAAAATAAATCTTTCGCTGGTGCTCAATGCCATATGGGAGAATGAACCTATTTCGCGCAGAGATTTAGCAAAATTAACGGGATTAACGCCTTCGTCTATAACAAATATCATTAAACAACTTATGCGAGACGGTGTTCTTATAGAAACTGGCGTAGGAGAATCGAACGGTGGACGTAAGCCCGTTATGCTTCATATAAATGGTCAGTCTGGATATATAATCGGTATAGAGCTTACCTTTTATCATATTACAGGTATTATGGTCGATATGAGAGCAAAGAAAGTTGGGAAATTAGTTGAGGATACTCGTTTAAAAGATGGCAAAGAAGCTGTTATAGGGCGAATAATCGATGTAATAGACAAACTTATAAACGATGTGGGTATAAAGCGAGAAAAGGTATTGGGTATAGGTATATCAGCGCCCGGCCCATATGATCATGAGAGGGGTGTGCTGATCAATCCGCCAAATTTTCCAGGCTGGCACAACGTACCTATAGTTGATATAATTCAAAGCAAATTTAATATTCCAACATATCTTGAAAAAGAAACACAGGCTGCAGCTTTGGCTGAATGGTGGTTTGGCGGTGCCAAGAATTGTGATAGTCTGTTTGCTATAAGCATAAATAAAGTTGGATTGGGAGGCGGTATGATAATCAATGGCGAGGTATATCATGGTTTCTTTGATGGAGCCGGTGACCTTGGGCATATGATAATAGATATGGATGGTGTACAATGTACATGTGGCAGTTATGGCTGTCTTGAGGCGATGGCCACTGGTCTATATATACAGCATTATGTAGTTTCAGAGATAAAGCGAGGGAGAAAATCATCTATCTATAAAAGCGGCAGCGATGCGGACGATATAGAGATTGACGCCATATTTGAGGCAGCCAATAGCGGCGATCCATTATGCATGGAAGCATTGGACAAAGCCGCATATAATTTGGGAATAGGTATTGGCAATATTATAAATGTATGCAGTCCTGATGTCATAGTTATAGGAGGAGAAATACCAGCTTTATATCCGCAATATGTACAAAAAGCTGTAATAACCGTTCACGGCAGAGCTTATCCGGGTTATAATAAAGATGTGCGTATATTGCCGGCAACGTTCGGACAAGAAATGGGGGCAATAGGAGCTATAAGTTTGGTTTTCCATAATATATTTAAGATACTACCGTAA
- a CDS encoding ABC transporter substrate-binding protein codes for MKVIKKLSVLVMLVLIFSILAACSGNDESSGGTVSEGTSDEVQNVKQPVTIDFWHIWSDGTGKEVSAELISDFQKQHPEITVKDLGVSFWDYWTKISTAIAGGSGPDVAFNDINNVPARAKAGAILKLDEYITRDNFDMNIFFPNLIDVVKYNGSVYALPLDTDVRVLYYNKAAFREVGLDPAKPPANWDELEQYADKLTKWNGDKMLDRIGFSPFMGNAYLWTWAWTNGGDFFDDQGNPTINKQENIETLEWMVKIQNKYGVKAIQAFNSQTGSLGYSPFIAGKIAMVVDNNTLYSQIKQYAPDMEFGVAPIPYRKQPASWSNGFTLEIVDNKDKAKADAAWEFLKFMTDKEAQMKLVTKLSDFVANRTVAEDPSLMSDPVWASFVEQMKVSKFREYIEASPSWFNSIGGDIDAAANGKKTPKQALDDAQKLIENEIANYKQTQK; via the coding sequence ATGAAGGTTATAAAAAAATTATCGGTATTGGTTATGCTGGTATTGATATTTTCAATACTGGCAGCATGTTCAGGAAACGATGAAAGCAGCGGCGGCACTGTTTCAGAGGGAACAAGCGATGAAGTCCAAAATGTTAAACAGCCGGTAACAATAGATTTTTGGCACATTTGGTCTGATGGTACCGGTAAAGAAGTATCTGCGGAACTTATCTCTGATTTCCAAAAGCAGCATCCCGAGATAACAGTGAAGGATTTAGGAGTTTCATTTTGGGATTATTGGACAAAAATATCTACGGCGATAGCGGGAGGAAGCGGTCCGGATGTAGCATTTAACGATATAAACAATGTGCCGGCTAGAGCTAAAGCAGGTGCAATACTTAAACTTGACGAATATATTACACGGGATAATTTTGATATGAATATTTTCTTTCCCAATTTAATCGACGTGGTAAAATATAACGGCAGTGTGTATGCTCTCCCGTTAGATACCGATGTCAGAGTACTGTATTATAATAAAGCCGCGTTTAGGGAAGTAGGATTAGATCCGGCAAAACCGCCTGCGAACTGGGATGAACTGGAGCAATACGCGGATAAGCTTACTAAATGGAATGGCGATAAAATGCTGGATCGTATAGGATTCTCTCCATTTATGGGTAATGCTTATCTATGGACATGGGCATGGACTAACGGAGGAGATTTTTTCGATGATCAGGGAAACCCAACTATAAACAAGCAGGAAAATATAGAAACCTTGGAATGGATGGTAAAAATACAGAATAAATACGGTGTCAAAGCTATACAAGCCTTTAACTCGCAAACTGGTTCTTTGGGGTATAGCCCATTTATAGCCGGCAAAATAGCCATGGTAGTAGATAATAATACATTATATAGCCAAATTAAGCAATATGCTCCCGATATGGAGTTCGGTGTTGCGCCTATACCTTATCGTAAACAGCCAGCAAGTTGGTCTAATGGCTTTACGTTAGAGATTGTGGACAATAAAGATAAGGCTAAGGCGGATGCTGCGTGGGAATTTTTAAAGTTTATGACCGATAAAGAGGCTCAGATGAAGCTTGTAACTAAATTGAGTGATTTTGTGGCCAATCGCACGGTTGCAGAGGATCCGTCTCTTATGAGCGATCCAGTATGGGCTTCATTTGTTGAACAAATGAAGGTATCAAAATTTAGAGAATATATCGAAGCATCTCCTTCCTGGTTTAATTCAATCGGCGGCGATATAGACGCAGCGGCAAATGGTAAAAAAACACCAAAACAAGCTTTGGACGATGCTCAAAAGCTGATAGAAAACGAGATTGCGAATTATAAGCAAACTCAAAAATAG
- a CDS encoding carbohydrate ABC transporter permease has protein sequence MIQKRRVDRIARKEAVNGYVFALPWLLGFFIFMAWPIVDSFYLSFTSYNMLQPPKWIGFLNYKILFTQDKLFPISLYNTLYYVVFSLPISIILGIFIAVLMNQKVPGIKIFRTIYYLPNVVSAVAVSLLWQWIFDPNFGLVNTFLAQLGIEGPGWLMDESWSKPALIIMSLWGVGGSMIIYLAGLQDIPISLYEAATIDGANSWKQFWKITLPMLSPTIFFNLITGIIGGFQVFTQAYIMTAGGPVNSTLFYALYLYRKAFQDTQMGYASAMAWILLIITLLLTILVFKTSNKWVYYENGEQ, from the coding sequence ATGATACAGAAACGCAGAGTAGATCGTATAGCTCGAAAAGAAGCTGTAAACGGGTATGTTTTTGCGTTACCATGGCTTTTGGGTTTCTTTATTTTTATGGCATGGCCTATAGTAGACTCTTTTTATTTAAGTTTTACATCTTATAATATGCTTCAGCCTCCGAAATGGATAGGGTTTTTGAATTATAAGATACTATTTACTCAAGATAAATTGTTTCCGATAAGTCTTTATAACACATTGTATTATGTGGTATTCAGTCTTCCAATAAGCATAATACTCGGTATATTTATAGCGGTGTTGATGAATCAAAAAGTGCCTGGTATAAAGATATTCAGGACGATATACTATTTGCCGAATGTTGTTTCTGCGGTTGCGGTGTCTTTATTATGGCAATGGATCTTTGACCCGAATTTTGGCTTGGTAAATACATTCCTGGCTCAGTTGGGGATAGAAGGCCCCGGATGGTTGATGGATGAAAGCTGGTCAAAGCCAGCTCTTATTATTATGAGTTTATGGGGTGTAGGTGGGAGTATGATTATTTACCTAGCTGGTTTGCAAGATATTCCCATATCTTTATATGAAGCGGCCACCATAGATGGTGCTAATAGTTGGAAGCAATTTTGGAAGATAACACTTCCCATGTTGTCTCCTACTATATTCTTTAACCTTATAACCGGTATAATAGGAGGATTTCAAGTATTTACACAAGCATATATTATGACCGCAGGAGGGCCGGTAAATTCTACGCTTTTTTATGCTCTTTATCTTTACAGAAAGGCCTTTCAGGATACCCAAATGGGATATGCTTCTGCGATGGCATGGATATTATTGATTATTACTCTGCTTTTAACGATTTTGGTATTCAAAACAAGTAACAAATGGGTTTATTATGAAAACGGAGAACAATAA
- a CDS encoding CD1247 N-terminal domain-containing protein, translating to MGEIKQKISYLKGVVEGVGIKDDTNEGKVLNAILDILDQIAAELEDISERQDEMDEYISAIDEDLADIEDEIYDYADEYDDEDDDDTNYIEIECPNCHEVVYIDTDVFEDDEEDVICPNCHQPIYEYEGDEEDGEDSDE from the coding sequence ATGGGCGAAATAAAACAAAAGATATCTTATCTTAAGGGCGTTGTAGAAGGCGTTGGTATAAAAGACGATACCAATGAAGGTAAAGTGCTGAATGCCATACTCGATATCTTAGATCAGATAGCCGCAGAGCTTGAGGATATCAGCGAAAGGCAGGATGAAATGGACGAGTATATCAGTGCTATAGATGAGGACTTGGCCGATATTGAAGACGAAATATACGATTATGCTGATGAATATGACGACGAGGATGATGACGATACCAATTATATAGAGATAGAATGTCCTAATTGTCATGAAGTGGTGTATATCGATACTGATGTCTTCGAAGATGATGAAGAAGATGTTATTTGTCCCAATTGCCATCAGCCTATATACGAATACGAGGGCGATGAGGAAGACGGCGAAGATTCAGACGAATAA